A single genomic interval of Desulfovibrio intestinalis harbors:
- the rpoB gene encoding DNA-directed RNA polymerase subunit beta has product MGQLTKQFGKIKISLPIPHLLNLQIDSYEKFLQEGVPEADRRPDEGLEGVFHTVFPIEDFNKTASLEFVSYEVGEPKYDQAECISKGLTYEAPMRIKVRLVVYDADEASGNRTIRDIKEQDIYFGTLPLMTEKGTFIINGTERVIVNQLQRSPGIIFEHDGGKTHTSRKVLYSCRVIPMRGSWLDFDFDHKDILYVRIDRRRKMPATILFKAMGMSKEQILDYFYSRETYRLEDRNAIYWEVRKELYRKDNAYADIVDGEGNVIVKAGKPITKRSWRLICDAGIEAIEMRPDTLDSMFLAVDVADPKTGELLAEAADEITPGLLDRIREAGIDRVSVLHTKGNDTSSSIRDTLMLDRIPDQQKAQEEIYRRLRPSSPPTAEIAASFFDNLFRNGDYYDLSPVGRYKLNQRLALDESSDLRTLTDNDILTAIKVLVNLKDSHGPADDIDHLGNRRVRLVGELVENQYRIGLVRMERAIKERMSLQEISTLMPHDLINPKPVAAVLKEFFGTSQLSQFMDQTNSLSEVTHKRRLSALGPGGLTRERAGFEVRDVHTSHYGRICPIETPEGPNIGLIVSLTTFAKVNDFGFIETPYRVVREARVTEDVVHLDASREGDQVIAQANALVDEDGNLLDEFVTVRVKGEVEMRHRDEVNLMDISPSQMVSISAALIPFLEHDDANRALMGSNMQRQAVPLLRSEKPLVGTGMEVDVARDSGACIVAPADGKVEYVDADRIVVAYEGEVYKKQGGVRAYDLLKYHKSNQNSCFGQKPTCRPGQLVKKGQILADGPGIDDGELALGKNLVVAFMPWCGYNYEDSILISERTVKEDVFTSIHIEEFEVVARDTKLGPEEITRDIPNVSEDMLRNLDESGIIRIGAAVKPDDILVGKITPKGETQLTPEEKLLRAIFGEKARDVKNTSLKVPPGVEGTIIDVKVFNRRSGEKDDRTLAIEVHDTSVLDQKEADHLRALTDRTRVLLTPHVNGKQVAASVPGKKKGEVLVEAGAALTEDMLADLPVKKLAGLFKSKEVNDAVADILKSYDQQVDYLRAIYDSKREKVTEGDDLPPGVIKMVKVHIAIKRKLSVGDKMAGRHGNKGVVSCILPEEDMPFFADGRPVDIVLNPLGVPSRMNIGQIMETHLGWGAKELGRQLAELLDSGAAMQVLRDEVKNVYSSNEISTLVDAMDDEEFKASVLKLRNGIVTKTPVFDGATEEEIWGWMEKAGIANDGKTTLYDGRTGEAFKNRVTTGVMYMLKLHHLVDEKIHARSTGPYSLVTQQPLGGKAQFGGQRLGEMEVWALEAYGAAYLLQEFLTVKSDDVTGRVKMYEKIVKGDNFLEAGLPESFNVLVKELMSLGLNVTLHQEEGKKKPKRVGYMREREDEA; this is encoded by the coding sequence ATGGGCCAGCTCACCAAACAGTTCGGCAAGATCAAGATTTCCCTCCCCATCCCTCATCTGCTGAATCTGCAGATAGATTCATATGAAAAATTTCTTCAGGAAGGCGTTCCGGAAGCTGACCGCCGCCCTGATGAAGGACTCGAAGGCGTTTTTCATACAGTTTTCCCCATTGAGGACTTTAACAAGACCGCCAGCCTGGAGTTTGTCAGCTATGAAGTTGGCGAGCCCAAGTACGATCAGGCTGAATGTATCTCCAAGGGACTGACTTACGAAGCCCCCATGCGCATCAAGGTACGCCTTGTGGTTTATGATGCCGACGAAGCGTCAGGCAACCGAACCATTCGCGACATCAAGGAACAGGATATCTATTTTGGTACCCTGCCCCTGATGACCGAAAAAGGTACCTTTATCATAAACGGCACAGAGCGTGTCATCGTCAACCAGTTGCAGCGTTCACCTGGCATCATCTTCGAGCATGATGGCGGCAAAACGCATACCAGCCGTAAAGTGCTGTATTCGTGCCGCGTCATTCCCATGCGCGGCTCCTGGCTGGACTTTGACTTTGACCACAAGGACATTCTTTACGTCCGCATCGACCGTCGCCGCAAAATGCCCGCTACCATCCTGTTCAAGGCTATGGGCATGAGCAAGGAACAGATCCTCGACTACTTCTACTCTCGTGAAACTTACCGACTGGAAGATCGCAACGCGATCTACTGGGAAGTGCGCAAGGAGCTGTACCGCAAGGACAATGCCTATGCCGACATCGTTGACGGCGAAGGCAACGTCATTGTTAAAGCTGGCAAGCCCATTACCAAGCGCAGCTGGCGTCTTATCTGTGACGCAGGTATTGAGGCCATTGAAATGCGTCCCGATACTCTGGACAGCATGTTTCTGGCTGTGGATGTGGCTGACCCCAAGACCGGCGAACTTCTGGCAGAAGCAGCCGACGAAATCACGCCCGGCCTGCTGGATCGTATTCGTGAAGCGGGCATTGACCGCGTCAGCGTGCTGCATACCAAGGGTAACGACACGTCTTCTTCCATTCGCGACACCCTTATGCTGGACCGTATTCCCGACCAGCAGAAAGCGCAGGAAGAAATCTACCGTCGCCTGCGTCCCTCTTCGCCGCCCACGGCTGAAATTGCCGCCAGCTTCTTTGACAACCTGTTCCGCAATGGCGACTACTACGACCTGTCGCCCGTGGGCCGTTACAAACTCAACCAGCGCCTTGCTCTGGACGAGTCTTCCGACCTGCGCACCCTGACGGACAATGATATTCTCACCGCCATCAAGGTTCTGGTGAACCTCAAGGACAGTCACGGCCCTGCCGATGATATCGACCATCTTGGCAACCGCCGCGTACGACTGGTTGGCGAACTGGTGGAAAACCAGTACCGCATTGGCCTCGTGCGTATGGAGCGTGCCATCAAGGAACGCATGAGCCTGCAGGAAATTTCCACGCTCATGCCGCACGACCTTATCAATCCCAAGCCTGTGGCGGCTGTGCTCAAAGAATTCTTCGGCACTTCCCAGCTGTCCCAGTTCATGGACCAAACCAACTCCCTGTCTGAAGTGACGCACAAACGTCGTCTTTCAGCTCTTGGACCTGGCGGTCTGACCCGTGAACGCGCCGGCTTTGAAGTACGCGACGTGCACACCTCGCACTATGGCCGCATTTGCCCCATTGAAACGCCTGAAGGTCCCAACATCGGCCTTATTGTTTCACTGACCACCTTTGCCAAGGTCAATGACTTCGGCTTCATTGAAACGCCGTACCGCGTTGTTCGTGAAGCCCGCGTCACTGAAGACGTGGTGCATCTTGATGCCTCGCGTGAAGGCGACCAGGTCATTGCCCAGGCCAACGCGCTTGTGGACGAGGACGGCAATCTGCTGGACGAATTCGTCACAGTCCGCGTCAAGGGCGAAGTGGAAATGCGTCACCGTGACGAAGTGAACCTTATGGACATCTCGCCCAGCCAGATGGTTTCCATCTCTGCGGCGCTTATTCCCTTCCTGGAGCATGACGACGCCAACCGCGCGCTCATGGGTTCCAACATGCAACGCCAGGCTGTGCCGCTGCTGCGCTCTGAAAAGCCCCTTGTGGGCACGGGCATGGAAGTGGATGTGGCCCGCGACTCGGGCGCGTGCATCGTGGCCCCTGCCGATGGCAAGGTGGAGTACGTTGACGCCGACCGCATCGTGGTGGCCTATGAAGGCGAAGTGTACAAAAAGCAGGGCGGCGTGCGCGCCTATGACCTGCTGAAGTACCACAAGTCAAACCAGAACTCCTGCTTTGGTCAAAAGCCCACCTGCCGTCCTGGCCAACTGGTCAAAAAAGGCCAGATCCTGGCTGACGGCCCCGGCATTGACGATGGTGAACTGGCTCTGGGCAAGAACCTTGTAGTAGCCTTCATGCCCTGGTGCGGCTACAACTACGAAGACTCCATCCTTATCTCCGAACGTACGGTGAAAGAAGACGTCTTCACGTCAATCCACATCGAAGAATTCGAAGTGGTTGCCCGTGACACCAAGCTTGGACCCGAAGAAATCACCCGCGACATCCCCAACGTCAGCGAAGACATGCTGCGTAACCTGGATGAAAGCGGCATTATCCGCATTGGTGCTGCGGTCAAGCCCGACGACATTCTCGTGGGCAAAATCACCCCCAAGGGCGAAACCCAGCTGACACCTGAAGAAAAGCTGCTGCGCGCCATCTTCGGCGAAAAGGCCAGGGACGTGAAGAACACCTCCCTCAAGGTCCCGCCGGGAGTGGAAGGCACCATTATTGACGTCAAGGTCTTCAACCGCCGCTCGGGTGAAAAGGACGACCGCACTCTGGCTATTGAGGTTCACGACACGTCTGTGCTGGACCAGAAAGAAGCCGACCACTTGCGCGCCCTTACCGACCGTACGCGCGTGCTGCTGACACCGCACGTCAATGGCAAGCAGGTAGCCGCCTCTGTGCCTGGTAAAAAGAAGGGTGAAGTGCTGGTGGAAGCCGGTGCGGCCCTGACCGAAGATATGCTGGCTGACCTGCCCGTGAAAAAGCTGGCTGGCCTTTTCAAGAGCAAAGAGGTCAACGATGCCGTGGCTGACATTCTCAAGTCCTATGACCAGCAGGTCGATTACCTGCGGGCCATTTACGACTCCAAACGCGAGAAGGTCACCGAAGGCGACGATCTGCCCCCTGGCGTTATCAAGATGGTCAAGGTTCACATTGCCATCAAGCGTAAACTCTCTGTGGGCGACAAAATGGCTGGCCGCCACGGTAACAAGGGTGTTGTTTCCTGCATTCTGCCGGAAGAAGACATGCCTTTCTTTGCCGACGGCCGTCCTGTTGACATTGTGCTCAACCCCCTTGGCGTGCCTTCGCGAATGAACATCGGTCAGATCATGGAAACCCACCTTGGTTGGGGAGCCAAAGAACTGGGCCGTCAGTTGGCTGAATTGCTGGATTCTGGCGCGGCCATGCAGGTTCTGCGCGACGAGGTCAAGAACGTTTACAGCTCAAACGAGATCAGCACGCTGGTCGACGCAATGGACGACGAGGAATTCAAGGCCTCCGTTCTCAAACTGCGTAACGGTATTGTGACCAAGACTCCTGTATTTGACGGCGCTACTGAAGAAGAGATCTGGGGCTGGATGGAAAAAGCTGGGATTGCCAACGACGGCAAAACCACTCTTTACGACGGCCGTACCGGTGAAGCCTTCAAAAACCGCGTGACCACAGGCGTCATGTACATGCTCAAACTGCACCATCTGGTGGACGAAAAAATCCACGCCCGCTCCACGGGCCCCTACTCTCTGGTAACCCAGCAGCCCCTTGGCGGTAAGGCCCAGTTCGGTGGTCAGCGCTTGGGTGAAATGGAAGTGTGGGCGCTTGAAGCCTACGGTGCAGCCTATCTGTTGCAAGAATTCCTCACCGTCAAGTCAGACGACGTGACAGGACGCGTGAAGATGTACGAAAAAATAGTCAAGGGCGACAACTTCCTTGAAGCTGGCTTGCCCGAATCCTTCAACGTTCTGGTTAAGGAACTCATGAGCCTTGGGCTCAACGTCACCCTGCACCAGGAAGAAGGCAAGAAGAAGCCCAAGCGCGTGGGCTATATGAGAGAACGCGAGGACGAGGCGTAG
- the rplA gene encoding 50S ribosomal protein L1, whose translation MPKHGKNFRKVLEGTDLQERFSIEDAVSKSLGAAFAKFDETVDVAIRLGVDPKYSDQMVRGAVTLPHGLGKTVRVAVFCKGEKQAEAREAGADVVGAEDLVAQIKEGNLNFDAAVATPDVMALVGQIGRVLGPRGLMPNAKTGSVTFDVAKAVTELKAGRVDFKVDKAGVLHAPLGKASFGAEKILGNLKALLDAVNRLKPSAAKGAYMVSMAVSTTMGPGFKVDMTQVKKFLEG comes from the coding sequence ATGCCTAAACACGGCAAAAATTTTCGTAAAGTTCTCGAAGGCACCGATCTTCAGGAACGCTTCAGCATTGAAGACGCTGTAAGCAAATCGCTTGGCGCGGCCTTTGCCAAATTTGACGAAACCGTTGATGTGGCCATTCGTCTTGGCGTTGACCCCAAGTATTCTGACCAGATGGTGCGCGGCGCCGTTACCTTGCCCCACGGGCTTGGCAAAACTGTGCGCGTGGCCGTGTTCTGTAAGGGCGAAAAGCAGGCTGAAGCCCGTGAAGCCGGTGCAGACGTGGTTGGTGCCGAAGATCTGGTCGCTCAGATCAAGGAAGGCAACCTGAACTTTGACGCAGCCGTTGCTACCCCCGATGTTATGGCCCTTGTGGGTCAGATCGGCCGAGTGCTTGGCCCCCGTGGTCTTATGCCCAACGCCAAGACCGGCTCGGTGACCTTTGACGTTGCCAAGGCCGTGACCGAACTGAAGGCTGGCCGCGTTGACTTCAAGGTTGACAAGGCGGGCGTGCTGCACGCTCCCTTGGGCAAGGCCTCTTTTGGCGCTGAAAAGATTTTGGGCAACCTTAAGGCCCTGCTTGACGCTGTGAACCGCCTCAAGCCTTCGGCAGCCAAGGGTGCCTACATGGTTTCTATGGCGGTTTCCACCACCATGGGCCCTGGTTTCAAGGTTGATATGACCCAGGTCAAAAAATTTCTTGAGGGATAA
- the rplL gene encoding 50S ribosomal protein L7/L12 → MAVTKEEVVEFISSMTVLELSEFIKELEEKFGVSAAAPAAAMMMAAPAAAAEAAEEKTEFDVILKEAGANKIGVIKVVRALTSLGLKEAKEKVDGCPSTLKEGVSKDEAEDAKKQLTEAGAVVEVK, encoded by the coding sequence ATGGCCGTTACCAAAGAAGAAGTTGTTGAATTTATCTCCAGCATGACCGTCCTTGAACTTTCCGAGTTCATCAAAGAACTGGAAGAAAAGTTTGGCGTGTCCGCCGCTGCTCCTGCTGCCGCTATGATGATGGCCGCTCCCGCTGCCGCTGCTGAAGCTGCTGAAGAAAAGACCGAGTTCGACGTTATCCTGAAGGAAGCTGGCGCCAACAAGATCGGCGTCATCAAAGTCGTGCGCGCCCTGACCAGCCTTGGCCTCAAAGAAGCCAAAGAAAAGGTTGACGGCTGCCCCTCCACCCTGAAGGAAGGCGTGTCCAAGGACGAAGCCGAAGACGCCAAGAAGCAGCTGACCGAAGCCGGCGCTGTTGTCGAAGTGAAATAA
- the nusG gene encoding transcription termination/antitermination protein NusG — protein sequence MKDPAIDETSELSQKARWYIVHTYSGFEQRVQKTINELRRTGQEQGLIEEVVVPTEKVIEPTKGGQQRTSTRKFYPGYVMVRMVMTDLSWHLVQSIPKVTGFVGGKNRPTPMRDGEAERILELMESRQETPRPKFNFDRGDDVRVIEGPFGGFNGVVEDVNYDKGKLRVSVSIFGRQTPVELDFAQVSKG from the coding sequence ATGAAAGATCCCGCTATCGACGAAACTTCCGAGCTCTCTCAAAAGGCTCGCTGGTACATTGTGCATACCTACTCGGGATTCGAGCAGCGTGTGCAAAAAACCATTAACGAGTTGCGCCGCACCGGGCAGGAACAGGGCCTTATTGAGGAAGTGGTGGTACCCACCGAGAAGGTCATCGAACCCACCAAGGGTGGACAGCAGCGTACATCAACGCGCAAGTTCTACCCTGGCTATGTGATGGTTCGCATGGTCATGACCGACCTGTCCTGGCATCTGGTGCAGTCCATCCCCAAAGTTACCGGATTTGTGGGGGGGAAAAACCGTCCCACCCCCATGCGTGATGGCGAAGCCGAACGCATTCTGGAATTGATGGAATCACGCCAGGAAACCCCGCGGCCCAAGTTCAACTTTGACAGGGGTGACGATGTGCGCGTCATTGAAGGTCCCTTTGGGGGCTTTAACGGCGTGGTTGAAGACGTTAACTACGACAAGGGAAAGCTGCGGGTCTCCGTTTCCATTTTTGGGCGTCAAACCCCTGTGGAACTGGATTTCGCACAGGTTTCCAAAGGCTAG
- the rplK gene encoding 50S ribosomal protein L11: MAKKEVAKIKLQIPAGAANPSPPVGPALGQHGLNIMGFCKEFNARTQDQKGMIIPVVITVYADRSFTFITKTPPASVLIMKAAKIEKGSGEPNRNKVGSLTMAQIEEIAKLKLPDLNAASIESAVKSIAGTARSMGIDVK, translated from the coding sequence ATGGCTAAAAAAGAAGTTGCCAAGATTAAATTGCAGATTCCTGCGGGCGCGGCCAACCCCTCCCCGCCGGTAGGTCCGGCCCTCGGTCAGCACGGCCTGAACATCATGGGCTTCTGCAAAGAATTCAATGCCCGCACTCAAGACCAGAAAGGCATGATCATCCCCGTGGTTATCACGGTGTATGCTGACCGCTCTTTCACCTTCATCACCAAGACCCCTCCGGCCTCGGTGCTGATCATGAAGGCCGCCAAGATTGAAAAAGGTTCTGGCGAACCCAACCGTAACAAGGTTGGCAGCCTGACCATGGCTCAGATTGAAGAAATCGCGAAGCTCAAGCTGCCCGATCTCAACGCAGCCAGCATTGAATCTGCGGTTAAGTCCATTGCGGGTACTGCTCGCAGCATGGGCATTGACGTAAAATAA
- the rplJ gene encoding 50S ribosomal protein L10 encodes MNRSEKAAVIGAIKAKADSASFAVLTDFKGMTVEELTNLRVSLRKAGGEYLVVKNTLARIALTDGTHDVIKDNFRENIGVAFGFDDPVAVAKALSDFAKQSKLFELRCASLDGKALDAAQLDALAKLPGREQLLGQLLGTMNAVPTNFVSLFANVLRGLLYALKGIEEQKSNAA; translated from the coding sequence GTGAACAGGTCTGAAAAAGCCGCAGTTATTGGAGCCATTAAGGCCAAGGCCGACAGTGCTTCCTTTGCTGTGCTGACGGACTTCAAGGGTATGACGGTGGAAGAGCTGACAAACCTTCGTGTTAGCCTGCGCAAGGCTGGCGGCGAATATCTCGTCGTTAAAAACACGTTGGCGCGTATTGCTCTGACCGACGGCACACATGATGTTATCAAGGATAACTTCCGCGAAAACATCGGTGTGGCCTTTGGGTTCGATGACCCCGTGGCGGTGGCCAAGGCGTTGAGTGATTTTGCCAAGCAAAGCAAGCTCTTTGAGCTTCGCTGCGCCAGCCTGGACGGTAAGGCTCTTGATGCCGCCCAGTTGGACGCGCTGGCCAAGCTGCCCGGCAGGGAACAGCTTCTTGGTCAGTTGCTCGGCACAATGAACGCCGTGCCCACCAACTTTGTGTCGCTGTTTGCCAACGTGCTGCGTGGCCTGCTCTATGCCCTCAAGGGTATCGAAGAGCAGAAGTCCAATGCAGCCTAG
- the rpoC gene encoding DNA-directed RNA polymerase subunit beta', with protein MSLDDLFTARGTSANVTNIRNLKAIQISIASPEAIREWSYGEVKKPETINYRTFKPERDGLFCAKIFGPVKDYECNCGKYKRMKHRGIVCEKCGVEVIASKVRRERMGHIELAAPVAHIWFLKTLPSKIGTLLDMTMADLEKVLYFDSYIVLDAGQTNLQKRQVISEDQYLQILDHYGSDEVLTVGMGAEAVRSLLEELDLEKLRTELREEGEATKSQTKKKKLTKRLKIVEAFLESDNKPEWMIMEVVPVIPPELRPLVPLDGGRFATSDLNDLYRRVINRNNRLKRLMELGAPEIIIRNEKRMLQEAVDALFDNGRRGRAIAGTNGRPLKSLSDMIKGKQGRFRQNLLGKRVDYSGRSVITVGPYLKLHQCGLPKKMALELFKPFIYSELEKRGHASTIKSAKKMVEREELVVWDILSEVVREYPILLNRAPTLHRLGIQAFEPLLVEGKAIRLHPLVCSAYNADFDGDQMAVHIPLSVEAQIECRVLMMSTNNILSPANGGPVIVPSQDIVLGLYYMTAERSFEKGEGMSFCAPWEVESAHDAGIVSLHARVKVRMPDGYTYDTTPGRVLVSDILPEKLSFDLVNCVLTKKNIARLVGAAYRDCGIKATVILCDKLKDMGYEFATRAGVTIGVKDLTIPARKKGILEASQAEVDDIEHQYRDGIITRTEKYNKVVDVWTKATQDVSTEMIKEISYDVLTDPKTGKQEKNQSFNPIFMMSNSGARGNQDQMRQLAGMRGLMAKPSGEIIETPITSSFREGLSVLQYFTSTHGARKGLADTALKTANSGYLTRRLVDVVQDVIVSELDCGTVDGIELTHLKDGGDIKTPLAERIIGRALLYPVYDPDEPEKVLLPENTIISEVEAQIINDKGISSVTVRSPLTCQAERGICAMCYGRDLGRGHLVNTGETVGIIAAQSIGEPGTQLTMRTFHIGGTASSTIEKNKFEALNTGRVILNRVKAVTNRDGVHLVLGKSGQLAIVDAQGREREKYILPNGARLLVHDGQEVNKGTVLAEWDPFNEPFVCEEEGTLRFTDIVDGKTVQERVDDITRQASLTIMEYRTTNFRPAISICDDNGNVKKRSHGGAAAIYSLPVGSIIMVKDGENIQAGDIIARKPRETAKTKDIVGGLPRVAELFEVRKPKDMAVVSEISGTVTYAGESKGKRKLVVTPEIGEAKEYLVPKGKHITAADGDFVEAGDPLTEGYPELHDILRTRGEKYLARYLVDEIQEVYRFQGVGIDDKHIEVIVRQMLKKVTVLDSGGTSFLVGEQVDKGEFKQENHRTLAEGRQPATAEPLVLGITQASLTTSSFISAASFQETTKVLTEASLKGKMDYLRGLKENVIVGRLIPAGTGYREYVNGDIVVPEQKERPDKFLEELEDNPILVDLNS; from the coding sequence ATGAGCCTGGACGATCTTTTCACCGCACGCGGCACGTCGGCCAACGTGACCAATATCCGCAATCTGAAAGCCATCCAGATTTCCATCGCCTCTCCTGAAGCCATTCGTGAATGGTCCTATGGCGAAGTGAAAAAACCGGAAACCATCAACTATCGTACCTTCAAGCCGGAACGTGACGGCCTTTTTTGTGCCAAAATTTTCGGCCCCGTGAAGGACTATGAATGCAACTGCGGCAAGTACAAACGCATGAAACACCGCGGTATTGTCTGCGAAAAGTGCGGCGTTGAAGTCATTGCCTCCAAGGTGCGTCGCGAACGCATGGGGCATATTGAACTGGCCGCTCCGGTTGCGCACATCTGGTTTTTGAAGACCCTGCCTTCCAAGATCGGCACTCTTCTGGACATGACCATGGCTGACCTTGAAAAAGTGCTGTACTTCGACTCGTACATCGTACTTGATGCAGGTCAGACCAATCTTCAGAAGCGTCAGGTCATCTCTGAAGATCAGTATCTTCAGATTCTTGATCATTACGGCAGCGACGAAGTTCTTACCGTGGGCATGGGCGCGGAAGCCGTGCGCAGCCTGCTGGAAGAACTGGATCTTGAAAAGCTGCGCACCGAACTGCGTGAAGAAGGCGAAGCCACCAAGAGCCAGACCAAGAAGAAAAAACTTACCAAGCGCCTCAAGATTGTTGAAGCTTTTCTTGAGTCGGACAACAAGCCCGAGTGGATGATTATGGAAGTTGTTCCTGTCATTCCGCCGGAACTTCGTCCCCTCGTGCCCCTGGATGGCGGACGCTTTGCTACTTCTGACCTCAATGACCTGTACCGCCGCGTCATCAACCGTAATAACCGTTTGAAACGGCTTATGGAACTTGGCGCTCCGGAAATCATCATCCGCAACGAAAAGCGTATGTTGCAGGAAGCCGTTGACGCCCTGTTCGACAACGGCCGCCGTGGCCGTGCCATTGCCGGCACCAACGGCCGCCCCCTCAAGTCCCTTTCAGACATGATCAAGGGTAAGCAGGGCCGCTTCCGTCAGAACCTGTTGGGCAAGCGCGTGGACTACTCTGGCCGTTCGGTTATTACCGTGGGCCCCTACCTCAAGCTGCACCAGTGCGGTCTGCCCAAGAAGATGGCACTGGAGCTGTTCAAGCCCTTCATCTACTCCGAACTGGAAAAAAGAGGGCATGCCTCTACCATCAAGAGTGCCAAAAAGATGGTGGAGCGCGAAGAGCTGGTGGTGTGGGATATCCTTTCAGAAGTGGTGCGCGAGTACCCCATTCTGCTCAACCGCGCGCCTACGCTGCACCGTCTTGGCATCCAGGCTTTCGAACCCCTGCTGGTCGAAGGCAAGGCCATCCGTCTGCATCCGTTGGTCTGCTCTGCGTACAACGCAGACTTTGACGGTGACCAGATGGCCGTGCATATTCCCCTGTCCGTGGAAGCGCAGATTGAATGCCGCGTGCTCATGATGAGCACCAACAACATTCTTTCGCCTGCCAACGGTGGCCCGGTTATCGTGCCCTCGCAGGACATCGTGCTTGGTCTTTACTACATGACCGCCGAACGCAGCTTCGAAAAGGGCGAAGGCATGTCCTTCTGCGCCCCCTGGGAAGTTGAAAGCGCTCACGATGCAGGCATCGTTTCCCTGCACGCCCGTGTGAAGGTGCGTATGCCCGACGGGTATACCTACGACACCACTCCCGGCCGTGTGCTTGTCAGCGATATCCTGCCCGAAAAGCTGTCGTTTGACCTTGTGAACTGCGTACTGACAAAGAAAAACATCGCCCGCCTTGTGGGCGCTGCGTATCGCGACTGCGGCATCAAGGCCACGGTTATTCTGTGCGACAAACTCAAGGATATGGGCTACGAGTTCGCCACGCGCGCCGGTGTGACCATCGGTGTGAAAGACCTGACCATTCCTGCCCGCAAGAAGGGCATTCTGGAAGCGTCTCAGGCCGAAGTGGACGACATCGAACATCAGTACCGCGACGGTATCATCACCCGTACTGAAAAGTACAACAAGGTGGTGGACGTGTGGACCAAGGCCACCCAGGACGTTTCCACTGAAATGATCAAGGAAATATCCTACGATGTGCTTACTGATCCCAAGACCGGCAAGCAGGAAAAGAACCAGAGCTTCAACCCCATCTTTATGATGTCCAACTCCGGTGCCCGAGGCAACCAGGACCAGATGCGCCAGCTTGCTGGTATGCGCGGTCTGATGGCCAAGCCTTCTGGTGAAATTATTGAAACGCCCATCACATCCTCCTTCCGCGAGGGTCTGTCGGTGTTGCAGTATTTCACCTCTACGCACGGTGCCCGTAAAGGTCTCGCGGACACGGCCCTCAAGACGGCCAACTCCGGTTACCTCACACGCCGCCTTGTCGACGTTGTGCAGGACGTCATAGTGTCTGAACTTGACTGCGGTACGGTTGACGGCATTGAACTGACCCACCTCAAGGACGGCGGCGACATCAAAACGCCGCTGGCCGAACGCATTATCGGTCGCGCTCTGCTTTACCCTGTGTACGATCCCGATGAACCGGAAAAAGTTCTGCTGCCCGAAAACACCATTATTTCGGAAGTGGAAGCCCAGATCATCAACGACAAGGGTATTTCTTCCGTTACCGTGCGTTCGCCTCTCACCTGCCAGGCCGAACGCGGCATCTGCGCCATGTGCTACGGGCGTGACCTTGGTCGCGGGCATCTGGTAAACACGGGTGAAACCGTGGGTATCATCGCCGCCCAGTCCATCGGTGAACCTGGCACGCAGCTGACCATGCGTACGTTCCATATCGGTGGAACAGCATCAAGCACCATTGAAAAGAACAAGTTCGAAGCTCTCAACACTGGTCGCGTGATCCTTAACCGGGTCAAGGCCGTGACCAACAGAGACGGCGTGCACCTCGTGCTGGGCAAGAGCGGTCAATTGGCCATTGTGGATGCTCAGGGCCGTGAACGCGAAAAGTACATCCTGCCCAACGGCGCCCGCTTGCTGGTGCACGACGGTCAGGAAGTCAACAAGGGTACAGTGCTGGCCGAATGGGACCCCTTCAACGAACCCTTTGTGTGCGAAGAAGAAGGTACCCTGCGCTTTACGGACATCGTGGACGGCAAAACCGTGCAGGAACGGGTGGACGACATCACCCGTCAGGCCAGCTTGACCATCATGGAATACCGCACCACCAACTTCCGCCCGGCCATCTCCATCTGCGATGATAACGGCAACGTCAAAAAGCGTAGCCACGGCGGCGCGGCGGCCATCTACAGCCTGCCCGTCGGCTCCATCATCATGGTTAAAGACGGCGAGAACATTCAGGCTGGTGACATCATTGCCCGTAAGCCGCGCGAAACTGCCAAGACCAAGGACATCGTGGGTGGTCTTCCCCGCGTGGCCGAGCTCTTTGAAGTTCGCAAGCCCAAGGATATGGCGGTTGTTTCCGAAATATCCGGCACAGTCACCTATGCTGGCGAATCCAAAGGCAAACGGAAGCTGGTTGTCACGCCCGAAATTGGCGAGGCTAAAGAATATCTGGTGCCTAAGGGCAAGCACATCACCGCAGCCGACGGCGACTTTGTTGAAGCCGGCGACCCGTTGACTGAAGGCTACCCCGAACTGCACGACATTCTGCGCACCAGGGGCGAAAAGTACCTGGCCCGCTACCTCGTGGACGAAATTCAGGAAGTCTACCGCTTCCAGGGCGTGGGCATCGACGACAAGCATATCGAAGTCATCGTGCGCCAGATGCTCAAGAAGGTCACTGTTCTGGACTCGGGCGGCACCAGCTTCCTGGTCGGCGAACAGGTAGACAAGGGAGAGTTTAAGCAGGAAAACCACAGGACTCTTGCCGAAGGCCGTCAGCCTGCCACGGCGGAACCGCTGGTGCTGGGTATCACCCAGGCTTCGCTCACCACGTCCTCCTTCATCTCGGCAGCTTCCTTCCAGGAAACGACCAAGGTGCTTACTGAAGCTTCGCTCAAGGGCAAAATGGACTACCTGCGCGGTCTCAAAGAAAACGTTATCGTTGGCCGCCTGATCCCCGCCGGAACAGGCTACCGCGAATACGTCAACGGAGATATCGTGGTACCCGAACAGAAAGAACGTCCCGACAAGTTCCTTGAAGAACTTGAGGACAACCCGATTCTGGTTGATCTGAACAGCTAG